The segment ACTCGAACGTGATATTGCTGATGGAAATTGGGTCAAAGGTGATTACGCAAGTATAGATTTGAAATTGATGCCAGCTCTTGTAGCCCAAGCGAATTATAAATACCCACAATTGAATCTTAAATTTGCAGAAACCTTTGAAGACCTTATTTCTTCACTAAAAGAGGCACAGGATAAGGGAATTTCATCTTCCAGATACATAGTCCACAAGAAGGACGGAGGAATTCATTTTGCGGTTATGGATCATCAAACCATTGATGAAAAAATGTCTTTGATACTTTTTGAACCAGCAACACTCAACAGTATGAATACAGCGATGTTAGCACTAAGGACAGAAATGGCTGTTAAATCTGAATTACCTGGGTGTTATTTTTCTATTGCAGAAATGGACATTCAACGCAGTAGCTCTGAATGCGGAATGTTTAGCTTAGCTCTTGCTAAAAAGCTTCATACGAACGCTGACAAATTGACAAGAATACACCAAGACAATATTAACGGCGTCTTATGCAAACAAGGTGCACCTCTCCCTTCTGAGAAATTAGATACCTATCTTCCCGCTGGCTTTTACAAACACACGCAGGGTAGCCGACGTCTCGACCAATATATGAAATCAAATCCTGGTTCTGAAAGTGAAAAAGTAAACAAACAAGAGCAAACACTTCGTGAAAGATTTGATAAAAACTCAATAAAAACAGAGGACGACAAAACGGTCTCTGTTTCGTCTCATAGGAAGAGGGTCCGAGAATACAACTCTCTCATGCTATAGTCAAAGAGTCTCTCAATCTCTCTCTCATGAGAGAGCATTGCATATTTTTGTGCATCTGTAGAGGGAAATGAAGCGCAACATTCCAGTTTATGCGTTAGATTGGTTCATAGGCGCACATTTCCCTGTTTTTTCGGTTTATAAAACACCGACAAAGGATTTGGTTTTAGAGACGGAGTTTGGTTTAATCGACACCGGCAAAAGAGGGAAATTCACGTGTAGAATGACAACAACGCTCCTCTTGCCACGTTGGCAAGTTTTACATATGCCAATGGCAATTGGGTTTTAGTCCCTCAAATTTCCCCTGCTTTACAAAACCATCTTTAAAAAGAAAACCTTCATTTTTAGCTTTCACGATAAGCAGACAATAAAAACCACAACATGTTTCAGCCCCAATAGGAATATAGCATTCCATGTTGATTATTACCATGGAGGTTTATATCATGAAACCACAAGATTCTAAAAGCAATACCCAGAGTTTATCACCAACACAGGAAGGTGCACGTGCCAGTAGCTCTTTAGAAAATCTCTCTCCAGATTTAGAGAAAAGCAGCCTTAAAACAGAAAAAGAGATTTTCTTCAGTCAACAACAATTACAAGACATTATCACAGAGCTTGAACGCGATATTGCCAATGGGAGTGCGATCAAAGGCAATTACCATTATGCCAACACAGATTTTAGGCTGCTACCAGCTCTGATAGAGCAAGCAAATCGTAAACATGAAGGATTAAATCTCAAACTTATCACAACATCTCAAGAGCTTATCTCTTCAATAAAAGAAGCAAGGGATAACGGAGTTCTCTCTGCTCGCTATATCGTGAACATGACGGACAGAGGCATCCATTCTGTGCTCCTCGATCAAAGAACCATTGCGGATAAAACATCTTTGATAATGTTGGAACCAGCCACACTTGATAGTGAATCAGCATTCTTGCTATCAATAAGACTACACATTATCATACAACGTGAATTACCAGAATGTCATTTTTCCAAGTGTGTCATGGACATTCAACGCAGTAGCTCTGAATGTGGAATATTTTGTTTAGCTCTTGCTAAAAAGCTTCATACGAACGCTGACAAATTGACAAGAATGCACCAAGACAATATTAACGGCGTCTTATGTGAACCCAATACAACACTCCCTCCCGAGAAAAGTGATCAGTATCTTCCTGCTGGTTTTTACAAACACACGCAAGGCACAAGGCGTCTGAGGGAATATATAAGATCCAATCCAGAAACTGAGAATGAAAAAGTGAATAAAAAAGGGGAAACGCTTCGTGAAAGATTTGATAAAAACCTCGTAACAACAGAGGAAAAAACTGTTTCTGTTTCAATACAGAGAAAAAGAGTCTCTGAATATAAATCTCTCATGCTATAGTATAGGGTCTCTGAATACATCTCTCAATGAGAGAGTGTTGCATATTTTTTACCTCTGTAGAGGGCAATGGAGCATGATCTTCTGATAAAACAATAACGTCTGTTCATGAGGCGCACATTTTCCTGCTTTTTCGGTTTATAAAACACCGACAAAGGATTTGGTTTTATGGACAAAGTTTGGTTTTATAGACACCGGCACAAGAGGGAAATTCACGTGTAGAATGACACCAATGCTCCTCTCTCCTTTTAGAGATGCCAATGACTATTGATTTTTAGACTCTCATATCCCCTTTGCTTGACAAAACCTTATTTTAAAAAAGCCTTTATTTTTAGCTCTCATAATAAGCGGATAATGGATAGCACAACATGATAAAGCCCCAATAAGAATATAGCATTCCATGTTGATTATTACCATGGAGACTCAATGATGAAACCACAAGATTCAAAAAGCAGCGCCCAGAGTTTATCACAAACGCAGGAAGATGATATCACCCAAGAATCTTTAGAAAGTCTTCTTGCCCGTTTAGCAATGACCGAATCTCCAACAGAAGAACCTAAAATCACCAATGAAAAATTAAAAGAGATTATTAAAGACTTAGAAAAAGATCTCACCGATGGGAGTTGGTTGAATAAATATTGCGCAGATATAGATCTTAAACTGATGCCAGATCTTGTAGCTCAAGCAAATCGTAAACATGAAGGATTAAATCTTAAACTTGCGATGAGTCCTGAAGAATTTGCTAGTTCCATAAAAGATGCAATAGACAAGGGAATTCAATCTTCCAGATATCTCGTAAATACAGGAATGAGCAGAATCCATTTTGCAACGATTGATCATAAAACTATCGATAACAAGACATCTCTGATATTACTTGAACCGACAACATGTGAGAATATTAAAGCGGCGAGGTTAGTCTTAAGAACGCAAACGGCTGTTAACGATGCTCACCTGCCAAATTGTTATTTTTCTGTAACAGAAATGGATATTCAACGCAGTTCCTCTGAATGTGGAATATTTTGTTTAGCTCTTGCTAAAAAGCTTCATACGAACGCTGACAAATTGATAAGAATGCACCAAGACAATGTTAACGGTGTGTTGTGTGAACCCAATACACCTCTCCCTTCTGAGAAATTAGATCAGTATCTTCCCGCTGGTTTTTACAAACACACACAAGGCACAAGGCGTCTGAGGGAATATATAAAATCCAATCCAGAAACTGAGAATGAAAAAGTGAATAAAAAAGGTGAAACACTTCGTGAAAGATTTGACAAAAACCTCGTAACAACAGAGGACGACAAAATGGTCTCAGTTTCACCTCATAGGAAGAGAATCTCTGAATATAAATCTCTCATGATGGTGTAAAGAGCCTCTCAATCTACATCTCTCATGATGGAGTATTACATATTTTTGCGCATATGTGGAGGGAAATGAAGCGCAATATTTCAGTTTATGCGTTAGATTGGTGCATGAGGCGCACATTTTCCTGCTTTTTCAGTTTATAAACACCAGTAAAAGAGGCACGTTTGTTTATGAAATTCCCCAGTGTCATAATCAAAAACAAAGACAGCATAACGATAAGAAAAAGCCTCGTTTGACAAGAGAAGGCGCAAGGCATAACGGCACGCAAGTTTTTGACAAATTTTAAAATTTTGCAGATGCAAGGGATAACCAGAAAGGTCTCTTAAAACCCCTTCATTTTTCTTTAATCTTCTCAATAAAACCGTCTTCATTTTTTCTCTCACCTTGAGAAGAAAATCAAGACCACAACATGTTTCTGCCCCAATAGCCCATAACACTCCACACAAGTTGTTAGCATGGAGATTGATATTATGAAACCGCAAGATGCAAAAAACCAAGACGCAAAAAACATTGACGTCGATAGTACATCACAAAGACAAGAAGAAGCTGTCAGCAATGAATCATTCGCAAGCTCTCTTGCACATTTAGAAATGACGAGTAGCCAATCAGCAGCTCTCCCGCCAATCAGCAGTCTCCCATTGAGCCCTACAAAATTGCAAGATCTTATTACCAGTTTAGAAAAGGACCTCTCCAGTGGTTATTGGCTTCTTGCCGATTATGAAGATACAGATTTTACAATGATGCTGGCCCTCGTCAAACAGGCAAATCGTAAATATCCCGATTTGCATCTTAAATTTACCTTAACAGCACACGACTTTACCCTCTCATTAAAAGAAGCTCTTGCGAACGGCATTCAATCTTCAAGATATATCATCAACACGCAGGAAAGAGGCAACCATTTTGCGGTCATTGATCATCGCACCATTGAAAACAAAACGTCCGTGATATTGTTTGAATCGACCACATTTATGAATAATACCAGCGCGACTCTGTTAGCATTGAGAACAAGACAAGCCCTTCACCGTGAATTGCCCGAATGTCATTTTTCTATTGCAGAAATGGATATTCAACGAAGTTCCTCTGAGTGTGGAATATTTAGCTTAGCTCTTGCTAAAAAGCTTCATATCGAAGCGCACAAATTGGCAAGAATACACCAAGACAATATTAACGGCGTCTTATGTGAACCCAATACACCCCTTCCTTCTGAGAAATTAGATACGTATCTTCCCGTCAGCTTTTATAAACACACGCAAGGGAGAAGACGCCTCGAACA is part of the Bartonella machadoae genome and harbors:
- a CDS encoding YopJ/AvrA family T3SS effector serine/threonine acetyltransferase, giving the protein MKPQDSKSNTQSLPSTQEGARASGSLENLSTDLEERSFDAEIPFSQEQLKDIITKLERDIADGNWVKGDYASIDLKLMPALVAQANYKYPQLNLKFAETFEDLISSLKEAQDKGISSSRYIVHKKDGGIHFAVMDHQTIDEKMSLILFEPATLNSMNTAMLALRTEMAVKSELPGCYFSIAEMDIQRSSSECGMFSLALAKKLHTNADKLTRIHQDNINGVLCKQGAPLPSEKLDTYLPAGFYKHTQGSRRLDQYMKSNPGSESEKVNKQEQTLRERFDKNSIKTEDDKTVSVSSHRKRVREYNSLML
- a CDS encoding YopJ/AvrA family T3SS effector serine/threonine acetyltransferase, whose amino-acid sequence is MKPQDSKSNTQSLSPTQEGARASSSLENLSPDLEKSSLKTEKEIFFSQQQLQDIITELERDIANGSAIKGNYHYANTDFRLLPALIEQANRKHEGLNLKLITTSQELISSIKEARDNGVLSARYIVNMTDRGIHSVLLDQRTIADKTSLIMLEPATLDSESAFLLSIRLHIIIQRELPECHFSKCVMDIQRSSSECGIFCLALAKKLHTNADKLTRMHQDNINGVLCEPNTTLPPEKSDQYLPAGFYKHTQGTRRLREYIRSNPETENEKVNKKGETLRERFDKNLVTTEEKTVSVSIQRKRVSEYKSLML
- a CDS encoding YopJ/AvrA family T3SS effector serine/threonine acetyltransferase: MKPQDSKSSAQSLSQTQEDDITQESLESLLARLAMTESPTEEPKITNEKLKEIIKDLEKDLTDGSWLNKYCADIDLKLMPDLVAQANRKHEGLNLKLAMSPEEFASSIKDAIDKGIQSSRYLVNTGMSRIHFATIDHKTIDNKTSLILLEPTTCENIKAARLVLRTQTAVNDAHLPNCYFSVTEMDIQRSSSECGIFCLALAKKLHTNADKLIRMHQDNVNGVLCEPNTPLPSEKLDQYLPAGFYKHTQGTRRLREYIKSNPETENEKVNKKGETLRERFDKNLVTTEDDKMVSVSPHRKRISEYKSLMMV
- a CDS encoding YopJ/AvrA family T3SS effector serine/threonine acetyltransferase produces the protein MKPQDAKNQDAKNIDVDSTSQRQEEAVSNESFASSLAHLEMTSSQSAALPPISSLPLSPTKLQDLITSLEKDLSSGYWLLADYEDTDFTMMLALVKQANRKYPDLHLKFTLTAHDFTLSLKEALANGIQSSRYIINTQERGNHFAVIDHRTIENKTSVILFESTTFMNNTSATLLALRTRQALHRELPECHFSIAEMDIQRSSSECGIFSLALAKKLHIEAHKLARIHQDNINGVLCEPNTPLPSEKLDTYLPVSFYKHTQGRRRLEQYIKSNPGTENEKVNKKGETLYERFEKNLTSPENKTLSISAHSKRISEYKSALHL